From Podospora bellae-mahoneyi strain CBS 112042 chromosome 3, whole genome shotgun sequence, the proteins below share one genomic window:
- a CDS encoding hypothetical protein (EggNog:ENOG503P0YJ; COG:S), translated as MNWPDISPNKATPSNGLAPSNGEPPAKRPRLEREQTDREDALNRCLKKQVFPHIFKCLDTLRERGDKTLQLGRELILLFTSPGSEFAQEYHSRATGDISAALEAKIAARVPYELQNLLGCPNSQNTSLEASIPEQLGRISSDPIHSSSPIPLPRIPPPNIPPKIEKPDQVRNPAKASVRQAALISTSPIPLPRIPHLPPARVQATGRSIEEAIVIDDDSGDEAGPAPQKSAAPSLTQRRVFAPVWRHAASVPPIQLTQRRPYLYFKDRAFAVSYAHSYFDDLLSSAIDPVTLHVDLTAREIQSLNGLASRVFPAEFKKKKRDGHSHLAKLLKNKKLPDALSSLLGAWEADPNRRMLFPGREKEDLENFLKDLKNRQLNDRPASIILRKDEANRQGKFLRESKISSLLFAREIVGSRGYGSMRRPQNLHNEIRKCREDELALRAEWAGGAGDIITIVWISDDGFICGTTEHSDSHNQQYNKPGNLVLGSCSWKTIRAYPDHRIVRPIVERGENSTEAMRQSQDPWLYSSVVSSAYDAIHDRAYTSGFDCCVKVWRAEPSGASMSLLGEWKHEGNVNFVIASKHSSGMVATAADVAAGAVRVYKINEEDISGSPFGRLYCSRVTDERGNLVPTEKWAYYPATMQWGICEEVQHLLLVGYSPRSRTGDDLDIPEDRKNSGELCLWDGLTGKRLNILSAEKSNVFEVLWHPNQASFIAATSPSGLDLEPKTKTQIRIFRPTDPAEDGTAQFSAIKVLDCPALDINELTIMPNSPAYCYVTAGCTNGKVYVWDTAPGRGLVHLLEHGQPIDECEGDREKYDVGVKFTAWGTSPDRFYTGSSDGVVKVWDIRSFDKPLVRILLEAPAPIACGVFSPDKSRLVVGDASGRVFILSVYEEDDNPKPKDKFKLPNGMMREVERPHQIIPHPEPEPPAQDAEGRALPPPEVETPWAIARAYLASGQLVMHPKRTIGAVQGPNYSSTGLFCAEAHLNGDPNAPLLGQWLCNQQEEKATSRRSSSRIRHLSLKPIREQPGLGEVHLRNMSRDVLNVNSLPEHTKRELEREVDFELLGEYTLPYEELPEMEEGDGDEDEDEDMDEL; from the exons ATGAACTG GCCAGATATCTCTCCAAATAAGGCGACGCCGAGCAACGGGCTGGCGCCCTCCAATGGCGAGCCCCCCGCCAAACGACCACGCCTGGAACGAGAACAAACCGACCGAGAAGATGCGCTGAATAGGTGCCTGAAGAAGCAGGTTTTCCCTCATATTTTCAAGTGTCTTGATACTCTCCGAGAGCGTGGAGACAAAACTCTTCAGCTTGGCCGAGAA CTTATCCTCCTCTTTACCTCCCCGGGCTCCGAGTTTGCTCAGGAGTATCATTCTAGGGCAACAGGAGACATCTCCGCCGCCCTAGAAGCCAAGATAGCCGCGCGCGTGCCTTACGAACTCCAAAACCTGCTTGGTTGCCCt AATTCTCAAAACACCTCGCTCGAGGCGTCCATACCGGAGCAGCTTGGGAGGATCTCCTCCGACCCTATacattcatcatccccaatTCCTCTGCCCAGAATACCTCCTCCGAATATTCCCCCAAAAATCGAAAAGCCAGACCAAGTACGAAACCCAGCGAAGGCGAGCGTGAGACAGGCTGCCCTGATTTCGACGTCTCCCATCCCTCTTCCGCGtattcctcacctcccaccgGCGAGGGTGCAGGCGACCGGTCGCTCAATAGAGGAGGCCATTGTTATTGATGATGATTCGGGCGACGAAGCTGGGCCGGCTCCGCAGAAATCTGCCGCGCCGTCTTTGACTCAAAGGAGGGTATTTGCGCCAGTCTGGCGTCATGCTGCCAGCGTGCCACCCATCCAGTTAACGCAGCGGCGGCCCTACCTTTACTTCAAAGACCGGGCATTTGCTGTCAGTTATGCCCACAGCTATTTTGACGATTTACTTTCGAGCGCAATTGATCCGGTCACATTGCATGTGGACCTCACCGCACGAGAAATCCAATCGCTGAACGGCCTTGCTTCTAGAGTCTTTCCTGCCGAattcaaaaagaaaaaaagggacgGCCATTCTCATCTAGCAAAGCTCTTGAAGAATAAAAAACTTCCGGATGCTTTGTCGAGCCTTCTAGGCGCATGGGAAGCTGACCCTAATCGAAGGATGCTGTTTCCAGGcagggaaaaggaggatCTCGAAAACTTTCTAAAGGATCTCAAAAACAGACAACTCAACGACCGCCCTGCGTCGATCATCCTGCGCAAGGACGAGGCTAACCGACAAGGGAAGTTCTTGCGGGAAAGCAAGATTTCGTCCTTGCTATTTGCCAGGGAAATCGTGGGGTCTCGTGGTTATGGGTCGATGAGAAGGCCACAAAACTTACACAACGAAATTCGAAAATGCCGCGAAGATGAGCTGGCTCTTCGAGCCGAGTGGGCAGGCGGTGCCGGGGATATCATCACGATTGTCTGGATATCAGATGATGGCTTCATCTGTGGGACAACCGAACACTCTGACTCCCACAACCAGCAGTACAACAAACCCGGCAACTTGGTCCTGGGCTCTTGTAGCTGGAAGACTATCAGAGCCTATCCCGACCATCGAATTGTCCGGCCGATCGTTGAGAGGGGCGAGAATTCAACAGAGGCTATGAGACAGAGCCAAGATCCTTGGCTCTACTCTTCCGTGGTGTCTTCTGCATACGACGCCATTCATGACAGGGCTTACACTTCTGGTTTTGATTGTTGTGTGAAAGTCTGGAGGGCGGAACCATCAGGCGCTTCGATGAGTCTGTTAGGGGAGTGGAAGCATGAAGGCAACGTGAATTTTGTCATTGCCTCCAAGCACAGCTCCGGCATGGTGGCGACTGCTGCGGATGTTGCTGCGGGTGCAGTGAGAGTGTACAAGATCAACGAGGAGGATATCTCTGGAAGCCCTTTTGGTAGGCTTTATTGCTCCCGCGTTACGGACGAGAGAGGAAACTTAGTGCCGACGGAAAAATGGGCATACTATCCGGCAACTATGCAATGGGGTATTTGCGAGGAGGTTCAGCATTTGCTCCTGGTTGGGTATTCTCCGCGTAGTCGAACCGGAGATGACCTCGACATCCCCGAGGACCGGAAAAACTCGGGCGAGCTTTGTTTGTGGGATGGGCTTACCGGCAAAAGGCTCAACATCTTGTCAGCGGAGAAGTCCAACGTCTTTGAGGTGCTATGGCATCCAAACCAAGCATCTTTCATTGCAGCCACATCGCCCTCGGGCTTGGATCTGGAGCCCAAGACGAAGACACAAATTCGAATTTTTCGGCCCACCGATCCCGCTGAAGATGGGACCGCCCAATTCTCAGCTATCAAGGTGCTGGACTGCCCGGCTCTGGATATCAATGAGCTGACGATTATGCCAAATAGCCCAGCCTATTGTTACGTCACCGCTGGGTGCACCAACGGCAAGGTGTACGTTTGGGATACTGCTCCCGGCCGTGGTCTCGTTCACTTACTAGAGCATGGCCAGCCAATCGATGAGTGTGAGGGTGATCGAGAGAAATACGATGTGGGCGTGAAGTTCACGGCTTGGGGCACTTCACCTGACCGCTTCTACACCGGCTCGTCGGATGGTGTGGTCAAAGTGTGGGACATAAGGTCTTTCGATAAACCACTTGTGAGAATACTGCTTGAAGCACCAGCGCCTATAGCTTGCGGCGTATTTTCTCCAGACAAGTCAAGACTAGTCGTTGGCGACGCAAGTGGTCGAGTATTTATCTTATCAGTCTACGAGGAGGACGATAACCCGAAACCGAAAGACAAATTCAAACTGCCCAACGGCATGATGCGGGAAGTTGAACGCCCGCATCAAATAATTCCTCACCCAGAGCCCGAGCCCCCGGCTCAGGATGCCGAAGGTCGGGCACTCCCGCCGCCCGAGGTTGAGACGCCCTGGGCAATCGCCAGGGCTTATCTGGCGTCGGGACAGCTAGTTATGCACCCTAAGCGCACCATTGGGGCGGTGCAAGGCCCAAACTACTCGTCCACGGGGTTGTTCTGCGCTGAGGCACATTTGAATGGCGACCCCAACGCGCCGTTGTTGGGACAATGGCTCTGCaatcaacaagaagagaaggcgACATCCCGTAGGAGCTCATCTAGGATACGCCACCTGTCCCTGAAGCCGATCAGGGAACAGCCGGGGCTTGGGGAGGTGCATCTTCGGAATATGAGCAGGGATGTTCTTAACGTGAACTCTTTGCCTGAGCATACCAAGCGGGAGTTGGAACGGGAGGTGGATTTTGAGTTGCTGGGAGAGTACACCTTACCGTATGAGGAGCTGCCTGagatggaagagggagatggggatgaggatgaggacgaggatatGGACGAGCTTTAG